TAACGCATTCGTCCGAAAGAACCAAACTTTATCGTTGTTCTTTTTCGCCACATCGATTGCAGTTTCATCAATATCACATCCAATTGTGATAGACCGTTTGCTATTTCTCAGAAAATCCCCGTATCCACACGCGCTATCAATGATAATGGTCTGTGAAGACACATAAGGCGCAATCATCTCCCAAGCGATATTCACAATCTCGGGTGGCGTATAATAACTCCCTAAATTCACTCTGTTCTCATACGCTAAGTGTGCTTGACTCATTTTTTTAGGAAGATTTTCTCCTCACAAGAAACATCGTTCCTTGAGGGTTGAAACAATATGTTATGATGGTAAACCCCAAACCGCTACAGATTTTGATTAATCCACGCGACGACTTTTTCGACCATGACGAGAGTGCCATCACCAGAAAAGACGTGATCCACACCCGGCAGTTCGAGAAGCTCCGTATCTTCGTTTGCGTGCTGTAGGATGTCGTGGCTATCCTCAATAGGAACGATATCGTCCTCAGTGCCGTGCACCAAAAGCCATGGAACCGCAAACTGACTCGCGTTTTTTGCGACACTGTCTATTGTCGCCATATCATCTACATAAGTTTGTGAGAGTGGGCAATCAGGCTCATCCCACATAAAGCCTTCATCGGGTGTGGCATCACCGAATTCACGTTCTGCAAACGCTTTTGTGTGCACCATTCCCGCGAGCGAGACGAGTGCTTGTATGCGTTCATCGGCAGCAGCACGCAGTACGCCAACCGCACCGCCCATGCTATGTCCTACGTAGCAGACGTTGTATCCATCAAGCGCGTCAATGACATTTCCGAGGTCTGCCACCTCTTTTGTGATAGTGGAATCTGTAAATGCCCCCTCCGAATCA
The sequence above is drawn from the Candidatus Poribacteria bacterium genome and encodes:
- a CDS encoding alpha/beta fold hydrolase produces the protein MLGEIRNEHGERLDYSVHRGEGDRIVVIGHGVTGNKDRPALVALAEGLAEAGISALRFSFSGNGDSEGAFTDSTITKEVADLGNVIDALDGYNVCYVGHSMGGAVGVLRAAADERIQALVSLAGMVHTKAFAEREFGDATPDEGFMWDEPDCPLSQTYVDDMATIDSVAKNASQFAVPWLLVHGTEDDIVPIEDSHDILQHANEDTELLELPGVDHVFSGDGTLVMVEKVVAWINQNL